The following proteins are encoded in a genomic region of Pikeienuella piscinae:
- a CDS encoding 4-(cytidine 5'-diphospho)-2-C-methyl-D-erythritol kinase, whose protein sequence is MTADAGAVEPARAKVNLFLHVVGRRADGYHELESLAVFPGIGDLVRAVPAPRLTLDIEGPFAEGLSAGEDNLVLRAASALGAATPGRPAAALRLVKRLPVAAGLGGGSADSGAVLRVLARIWPDAPVAALPEIAARLGADAPVCLASEPALMAGAGERLTPAPGFRGFWVVLVNPMQPLSTAEVFAGLEQRERPDMTPPPDLADFDALTGWLAGLRNDLEEPARRLRPTIGEALAALSSAPACRLARMSGSGATCFGMFETGAQAAVAAKQIGAARRGWWVVAAPVERWKG, encoded by the coding sequence ATGACGGCTGACGCCGGCGCCGTCGAGCCCGCACGCGCCAAGGTCAATCTTTTCCTGCATGTCGTGGGGCGGCGGGCGGATGGCTATCACGAACTGGAAAGCCTCGCGGTTTTTCCCGGCATCGGCGATCTCGTCAGGGCTGTTCCCGCTCCCCGGTTGACGCTCGACATCGAGGGGCCGTTCGCGGAGGGACTTTCCGCAGGCGAAGACAATCTCGTCCTTCGGGCCGCTTCGGCGCTCGGCGCCGCGACGCCGGGCCGGCCGGCGGCGGCGCTGAGACTGGTGAAACGCCTGCCGGTCGCCGCCGGACTCGGCGGCGGCTCGGCGGATTCGGGCGCCGTGCTGCGCGTTCTTGCGCGGATCTGGCCGGATGCGCCCGTCGCCGCCCTGCCGGAAATCGCCGCCCGGCTCGGCGCCGACGCGCCGGTCTGCCTCGCCTCGGAGCCCGCGCTGATGGCGGGCGCGGGCGAGCGGCTCACGCCAGCGCCCGGCTTTCGCGGCTTCTGGGTGGTCCTCGTCAACCCGATGCAGCCGCTCTCCACCGCCGAGGTCTTCGCGGGGCTGGAGCAGCGGGAGCGCCCCGATATGACGCCGCCGCCGGATCTCGCGGATTTCGACGCGCTGACCGGCTGGCTCGCCGGCCTTCGCAACGACCTGGAGGAACCGGCGCGCCGCCTCCGCCCGACCATCGGCGAGGCGCTGGCCGCGCTCTCCTCCGCTCCCGCCTGTCGGCTTGCGCGAATGTCAGGCTCCGGCGCCACCTGTTTCGGAATGTTCGAGACCGGAGCGCAGGCCGCCGTCGCGGCGAAACAGATCGGGGCGGCGCGGCGCGGATGGTGGGTCGTCGCCGCCCCGGTGGAACGCTGGAAAGGCTGA
- a CDS encoding GNAT family N-acetyltransferase, translated as MTLRFREARRADVAAIVALLSADELGRGRESPALAPYLAAFDAMAAEPGNTIIVGEREGEIVATLQLTLISGLSRGGARRAQIEAVRVAAHLRGEGIGALLMAEAEARARAAGCALIQFTSDASRERAHGFYARLGYRATHLGFKRTLDS; from the coding sequence GTGACGCTGCGCTTTCGCGAAGCCAGGCGCGCGGATGTCGCCGCCATCGTCGCGCTTCTGAGCGCCGATGAGCTTGGGCGCGGCCGGGAGTCGCCCGCGCTCGCCCCCTATCTCGCGGCGTTCGACGCTATGGCGGCGGAGCCGGGAAACACGATCATCGTCGGCGAACGGGAGGGGGAGATCGTCGCCACGCTCCAGCTCACGCTGATCTCCGGGCTTTCCCGCGGCGGCGCGCGGCGCGCGCAGATTGAGGCGGTGCGCGTCGCGGCGCATCTGCGCGGCGAGGGAATCGGCGCGCTCCTGATGGCCGAGGCGGAGGCGCGGGCCCGCGCCGCCGGCTGCGCCCTGATCCAGTTCACCTCCGACGCCAGCCGGGAGCGCGCGCACGGCTTCTACGCGCGGCTCGGCTACCGGGCGACGCATCTCGGCTTCAAGCGGACGCTCGACTCCTGA
- the ihfB gene encoding integration host factor subunit beta, whose translation MIKSELIQKLADENPHLFQRDVERIVSSVFDEITEALARGDRVELRGFGAFSVKHRDARMGRNPRTGEAVSVPEKRAPFFKTGKDLRDRMNS comes from the coding sequence ATGATCAAGTCCGAACTGATCCAGAAACTCGCCGACGAGAACCCGCATCTCTTCCAGCGGGACGTGGAGCGCATCGTCTCTTCCGTTTTCGACGAGATCACCGAGGCGCTGGCGCGCGGCGACCGTGTTGAGTTGCGCGGTTTCGGCGCGTTCTCGGTCAAGCATCGCGATGCGCGGATGGGCCGAAACCCACGCACCGGAGAGGCGGTGAGCGTGCCGGAAAAGCGCGCGCCCTTCTTCAAGACCGGCAAGGACCTGCGGGACCGGATGAATAGCTGA
- the trpB gene encoding tryptophan synthase subunit beta has protein sequence MAQEMLNSYRTGPDERGRFGAFGGRFVSETLMPLILGLEAEYERARDDSAFWAEMDDLWTHYVGRPSPLYFAPRLTERLGGAKIYLKRDELNHTGAHKINNVLGQILLARRMGKTRIIAETGAGQHGVATATVCARFGLKCVVFMGATDVERQKPNVFRMKLLGAEVVPVKSGRATLKDAMNEALRDWVTNVRDTFYCIGTVAGPHPYPAMVRDFQSIIGKEVREQMHAAEGRLPDSLVACIGGGSNAMGLFHPFLDDKDVRIVGVEAGGHGVDERMEHAASLTGGRPGVLHGNRTYLLQDDDGQIIEGHSISAGLDYPGIGPEHSWLHEMGRVEYVSVTDREALAAFQLSCETEGIIPALEPAHALAHVAKLAPTLPKDHLLVMNMCGRGDKDIFTVAEALGQEI, from the coding sequence ATGGCTCAAGAGATGTTGAATTCCTATCGCACCGGCCCGGACGAGCGTGGCCGATTTGGCGCGTTCGGCGGGCGCTTCGTCTCCGAGACCCTGATGCCGCTCATCCTCGGGCTGGAGGCTGAATACGAGCGCGCCAGGGACGACTCCGCCTTCTGGGCGGAGATGGACGATCTCTGGACGCATTATGTCGGGCGGCCAAGTCCGCTCTATTTCGCGCCGCGCCTGACCGAACGGCTTGGCGGCGCGAAGATCTATTTGAAGCGCGACGAGCTCAATCACACCGGCGCGCACAAGATCAACAACGTCCTCGGTCAAATCCTGCTCGCGCGCCGCATGGGCAAGACGCGGATCATCGCCGAGACCGGCGCTGGCCAGCATGGCGTCGCTACCGCCACCGTCTGCGCCCGCTTCGGCCTGAAATGCGTCGTCTTCATGGGCGCGACCGATGTCGAGCGACAAAAGCCCAATGTCTTTCGCATGAAGCTTCTCGGGGCGGAGGTCGTGCCCGTGAAATCCGGGCGCGCGACGCTGAAGGACGCGATGAACGAAGCGCTGCGCGACTGGGTGACCAATGTGCGCGACACGTTCTACTGCATCGGCACGGTCGCCGGCCCGCACCCCTATCCGGCGATGGTCCGCGATTTCCAGTCCATCATCGGCAAAGAGGTCCGCGAGCAGATGCATGCCGCCGAGGGGCGTCTTCCCGACAGCCTCGTCGCCTGCATCGGCGGGGGTTCGAACGCGATGGGGCTCTTTCATCCGTTCCTTGACGACAAGGACGTGCGGATCGTCGGTGTGGAGGCCGGCGGCCACGGCGTCGACGAGCGGATGGAGCACGCCGCGAGCCTGACCGGCGGGCGGCCCGGCGTTCTTCACGGCAACCGCACCTATCTTCTCCAGGACGATGACGGCCAGATCATCGAGGGTCACTCGATCTCCGCCGGGCTGGACTATCCCGGTATCGGCCCCGAGCATTCGTGGCTGCATGAGATGGGGCGCGTCGAATATGTTTCGGTGACGGACCGGGAGGCGCTCGCCGCTTTCCAGCTCTCGTGCGAGACGGAGGGAATCATTCCCGCCCTTGAACCGGCGCACGCGCTGGCGCATGTGGCCAAGCTGGCGCCGACCCTGCCGAAAGATCATCTCCTGGTGATGAACATGTGCGGGCGCGGCGACAAGGATATCTTCACGGTGGCCGAGGCGCTCGGCCAGGAAATCTAG
- a CDS encoding peroxidase family protein — protein sequence MASPISERLINSILKLVGRSEWLSAIVNRILIGRIIGVARRRPHPFGTVHDYTSWRSLTDRTYSARHLESYLRTDYPPVENLLELFRRGDGPQRHCPKSTCLFPTFAQYLTDGFIRTETDETIPDRLKRNTSNHEIDLCPLYGRTLAQTMALRLRDETPGRRGRLKTQVIDGEEYAPFLFDGDEIAPEFEALDKPLGLSDLTGERAERRKTLFAFGGDRANSTPQVAMMNTLFLREHNRLAAMLEDANPHWDDDRVFETARNITIVVFIKIVVEDYINHIAPLPFRLRADPVVAWKAPWNRTNWITTEFSLLYRWHSLVPDMIEWKGEKTPVARTFMNNRFLIDGGLRRGFADMSGQAAGALGPFNTTAALLDVEKASILQGRATALAGYAAYRDYVSLSKPRRFEDISTNPRVIEILKRNYKKPEDIEFFVGLFAEDRAKNAPLPPLILKMVALDAFSQAMTNPLLSEHVFNDRTFSREGMKVIEETGSLRELVLRNTPPGDDDVFIGMTRPEWVFET from the coding sequence ATGGCCTCCCCGATATCCGAACGGCTCATCAACTCCATTCTGAAACTGGTCGGGCGTTCGGAATGGCTCTCCGCGATCGTCAACAGGATCCTGATCGGGCGGATCATCGGGGTCGCGCGCCGGCGTCCGCACCCGTTCGGCACGGTGCATGATTACACCTCCTGGCGCTCACTGACCGACCGGACCTACAGCGCGCGCCACCTCGAATCCTATCTGCGCACGGACTATCCGCCTGTGGAGAATCTTCTCGAGCTATTCCGCCGGGGCGACGGACCGCAGCGGCACTGTCCGAAGTCCACCTGTCTTTTCCCGACCTTCGCGCAGTATCTCACCGACGGCTTCATCCGGACCGAAACCGACGAGACGATCCCCGACCGGCTGAAGCGCAACACCTCGAACCACGAGATCGACCTCTGTCCGCTCTACGGACGGACGCTGGCGCAGACCATGGCGCTCCGGCTTCGCGACGAAACGCCGGGCCGGCGCGGGCGTCTGAAAACGCAAGTCATAGACGGAGAGGAATACGCGCCCTTCCTCTTCGATGGCGACGAGATCGCGCCAGAGTTCGAGGCGCTCGACAAGCCGCTCGGCCTCTCCGACCTAACGGGCGAGCGGGCGGAGCGCCGCAAGACGCTATTCGCATTCGGCGGCGACCGGGCGAACTCGACGCCGCAGGTCGCGATGATGAACACGCTCTTCCTACGCGAACACAACCGCCTCGCGGCGATGCTGGAGGACGCGAACCCCCACTGGGACGACGACCGGGTTTTCGAAACCGCGCGCAACATCACCATCGTTGTCTTCATCAAGATCGTCGTCGAGGACTACATCAATCATATCGCGCCGTTGCCGTTCCGGCTCCGCGCCGACCCGGTCGTCGCCTGGAAGGCGCCCTGGAACCGCACGAACTGGATCACCACCGAGTTCAGCCTGCTCTATCGCTGGCATTCGCTGGTTCCCGACATGATTGAATGGAAGGGTGAGAAAACCCCGGTCGCCCGCACCTTCATGAACAACAGGTTTCTCATCGACGGCGGCCTGCGCCGCGGCTTCGCCGACATGAGCGGCCAGGCCGCCGGCGCGCTCGGCCCGTTCAACACCACCGCGGCGCTGCTTGACGTCGAAAAGGCGTCGATCCTGCAGGGGCGGGCGACGGCGCTGGCGGGCTACGCCGCCTATCGCGATTATGTCTCACTCTCGAAGCCGCGCCGTTTCGAGGATATCTCGACCAACCCCCGCGTCATCGAAATCCTGAAGCGGAACTACAAGAAACCCGAGGATATCGAGTTTTTCGTCGGCCTGTTCGCCGAGGACCGGGCGAAGAACGCGCCGCTCCCGCCGTTGATCCTGAAGATGGTGGCGCTGGACGCCTTCTCGCAGGCGATGACCAATCCGCTGCTCTCCGAGCATGTCTTCAACGACCGCACATTCAGCCGCGAGGGCATGAAGGTGATCGAGGAAACCGGCTCGCTCCGCGAACTCGTCCTGAGGAACACCCCGCCGGGCGACGATGATGTCTTTATCGGCATGACGCGCCCCGAATGGGTGTTCGAGACCTGA
- a CDS encoding LapA family protein — translation MRTLKFAVALLVAIVIGVLAVANSADITVRLWPDLSDYGVAHAPEIALPLFAFGLLCGLVGFLLGAAREWMREGRVRGEGRKARREAAQLQMKVERLSDDTDDDLPALSAR, via the coding sequence TTGCGTACTTTGAAATTCGCCGTGGCGCTGCTCGTCGCCATCGTCATTGGCGTGCTTGCGGTCGCCAATAGCGCCGACATAACGGTCCGGCTCTGGCCCGATCTTTCGGATTATGGCGTCGCCCATGCGCCGGAGATTGCGCTGCCGCTCTTCGCCTTCGGTCTTCTGTGCGGGCTGGTCGGGTTCCTGCTCGGCGCGGCGCGCGAATGGATGCGCGAAGGCCGGGTGCGTGGCGAGGGGCGCAAGGCGCGGCGCGAAGCGGCGCAATTGCAGATGAAGGTGGAACGGCTTTCCGACGATACCGATGACGATCTGCCGGCGCTTTCCGCGCGCTGA
- a CDS encoding serine hydrolase domain-containing protein, which yields MKALDKILETSVTEGRTPGVMVGVATRDGVVYEGAAGARALGGDEKMTVDSVFRAFSMSKAVAAAAAARAIEDGLLTLETPVEEVLPEWKEVQVLDGFDADGAPQLRAPKTRATLRHLATHTSGLVYEFWNANQAKYMEATGAPTILSGLKTALHSYPLAFDPGTRWDYGVGVDWLGQMIEAAAGQTIDVYCQEKIFDPLGMGDTRFEVEDHMRSRLVQAHMHTPDGWRPHEIAPPSDPEFYGMGHALYSTGPDYLRFLRMLLMNGSLDGELILKPETVALFSANQIGALSVGKMVSTVPPLSADVDFFPEQENKFSLGCLVNTGDIEGKRRAGSQSWAGVLNTHYWFDPKAGVACVIMMQHLPFVDANCLAVYDAVERAVYAELG from the coding sequence ATGAAAGCCTTGGACAAGATTCTCGAAACCAGCGTGACCGAGGGGCGCACCCCCGGCGTGATGGTCGGCGTCGCGACCCGCGACGGCGTGGTTTACGAGGGCGCCGCCGGCGCGCGCGCGCTCGGCGGCGACGAAAAGATGACCGTGGATTCGGTTTTTCGCGCTTTCTCCATGTCCAAGGCCGTCGCCGCCGCCGCCGCCGCGCGGGCGATCGAGGACGGGCTGCTGACGCTGGAGACGCCGGTCGAAGAGGTTCTGCCGGAATGGAAGGAGGTGCAGGTTCTCGACGGGTTCGACGCCGATGGCGCGCCGCAACTCCGGGCGCCGAAAACCAGGGCGACCCTGCGCCATCTCGCCACGCACACGTCCGGCCTCGTCTACGAGTTCTGGAACGCGAACCAGGCGAAATACATGGAGGCGACCGGCGCGCCGACCATCCTTTCGGGGTTGAAGACCGCGCTTCATTCCTACCCCCTCGCCTTCGATCCGGGAACCAGATGGGATTACGGCGTCGGCGTCGACTGGCTCGGCCAGATGATCGAGGCGGCGGCGGGCCAGACGATCGACGTCTATTGCCAGGAGAAGATCTTCGATCCGCTCGGCATGGGCGACACGCGGTTCGAGGTCGAGGATCACATGCGATCGCGGCTCGTCCAGGCGCATATGCATACGCCCGACGGCTGGCGGCCGCATGAAATCGCGCCGCCGTCGGATCCCGAGTTCTACGGCATGGGCCACGCGCTCTATTCGACCGGGCCGGATTACCTGCGGTTCCTGCGGATGCTGCTGATGAACGGCTCGCTCGACGGCGAGCTGATCCTGAAGCCGGAGACCGTGGCGCTGTTCTCCGCCAACCAGATCGGCGCGCTCTCGGTCGGCAAGATGGTCTCGACCGTGCCGCCGCTTTCGGCCGATGTCGATTTCTTCCCCGAGCAGGAGAACAAGTTCTCGCTCGGCTGTCTCGTCAACACCGGGGATATCGAAGGCAAGCGCCGCGCAGGCAGCCAGTCTTGGGCCGGGGTGCTGAACACGCATTACTGGTTCGATCCGAAGGCCGGCGTCGCCTGCGTGATCATGATGCAGCATCTCCCCTTCGTCGATGCCAACTGCCTCGCAGTCTATGACGCGGTGGAGCGGGCGGTTTACGCGGAGCTGGGCTGA
- the trpA gene encoding tryptophan synthase subunit alpha has protein sequence MSRLTNRFAALKAADRPAFVSYTMAGDPSPEASLEIMRGLPQAGVDVIELGLPFTDPMADGPAIQLAAGRALDAGQTLKGVLAMVASFRETDQETPIVLMGYYNPIYSHGVDAFLRDAVAAGVDGLIVVDLPPEEDDELCLPATEAGLHFIRLATPTTDDARLPAVARNTSGFVYYVSITGITGAAEADASAVAPEVARVRAATGLPVCVGFGIRTPERAAEIGRIADGVVVGTAIVERIAKGESPESVLSFVGALAAAAHGA, from the coding sequence ATGAGCCGACTGACAAACCGTTTCGCCGCCCTGAAGGCGGCGGACCGCCCCGCCTTCGTCTCTTATACGATGGCGGGCGACCCTTCGCCGGAGGCGAGCCTCGAGATCATGCGCGGGCTGCCGCAGGCCGGCGTCGATGTGATCGAGCTGGGCCTGCCCTTCACCGACCCGATGGCGGACGGCCCCGCGATCCAGCTTGCGGCGGGACGGGCGCTTGACGCCGGGCAGACGCTGAAGGGCGTGCTGGCGATGGTCGCGTCGTTCCGCGAGACGGATCAGGAGACGCCGATCGTCCTGATGGGCTATTACAATCCGATCTACTCGCATGGGGTCGACGCGTTCCTGCGCGATGCCGTCGCGGCCGGCGTCGACGGGCTGATCGTGGTCGACCTCCCGCCGGAGGAGGATGACGAGCTTTGCCTTCCCGCCACCGAAGCCGGTCTTCATTTCATTCGCCTCGCGACGCCGACGACGGATGACGCGCGCTTGCCGGCGGTGGCGCGCAATACGTCGGGTTTTGTCTATTACGTCTCGATCACCGGCATCACCGGCGCGGCCGAGGCGGACGCCTCCGCGGTCGCGCCCGAGGTCGCGCGGGTGCGCGCGGCGACAGGGCTGCCGGTCTGCGTCGGCTTCGGCATCCGCACGCCGGAGCGCGCGGCGGAGATCGGGCGGATCGCGGATGGCGTCGTCGTCGGCACCGCCATCGTCGAGCGGATCGCGAAGGGCGAAAGCCCGGAGAGCGTCCTGAGTTTCGTCGGCGCGCTCGCCGCCGCCGCGCACGGCGCCTGA
- a CDS encoding phosphoribosylanthranilate isomerase, translated as MIVKICGLRTPEAVSAAAEAGAGYLGFVFFPKSPRNVTLTAAGALAGAAPSGLMKVALVVDPDDTLLDAIASLPIDMIQLHGKESPARVGEVRARAGLPVMKAVGVASAADLAAIDAYSAVADQLLIDAKPPADGALPGGNGFSFDWRLIAGRDWARPWMLAGGLTPENVAAAIRLTGAKQVDVSSGVESAPGVKDEAQIRAFVRAAKG; from the coding sequence ATGATCGTCAAGATTTGCGGCCTGCGCACGCCGGAGGCCGTATCGGCCGCGGCGGAGGCCGGCGCCGGGTATCTCGGCTTCGTCTTCTTTCCGAAATCGCCGCGCAACGTGACGCTGACTGCGGCGGGCGCGCTGGCGGGGGCCGCGCCGTCCGGGCTGATGAAAGTCGCGCTTGTGGTCGACCCGGACGACACGCTGCTCGACGCGATCGCCTCCCTTCCGATCGACATGATCCAGCTTCACGGGAAGGAAAGCCCGGCCCGCGTCGGTGAAGTCCGCGCGCGCGCCGGCTTGCCGGTGATGAAAGCGGTCGGGGTCGCCTCGGCGGCCGATCTCGCTGCGATCGACGCCTATTCCGCCGTCGCGGACCAGTTGCTGATTGACGCGAAGCCGCCGGCGGACGGCGCGCTTCCCGGCGGCAACGGGTTCTCTTTCGACTGGCGGCTGATCGCCGGACGTGACTGGGCGCGGCCCTGGATGCTGGCGGGCGGGCTGACCCCTGAAAACGTCGCCGCTGCGATCCGTCTTACCGGCGCGAAGCAGGTCGATGTCTCTTCCGGCGTCGAATCCGCGCCCGGCGTGAAGGACGAGGCGCAGATTCGCGCTTTCGTCCGGGCGGCGAAGGGGTGA